One genomic segment of Mycolicibacterium gilvum includes these proteins:
- a CDS encoding FGGY family carbohydrate kinase, translating into MHHILAIDQGTSGTKAVVVDIRDGTAGRVLATAEVSLRPDYLPGGGVEQDPEALFASVVTAGRQALQQAGVPVAAVALANQGETVLAWDRHTGTPLTPAIVWQDRRAETLCAALAEHATTVAGRTGLVLDPYFSAPKMAWIRANLTRDGVVTTTDTWLVHRLCGAFVTDASTASRSLLTSLDDSRGQRWDPDLRALFGLDAEEMPEIVASDEIVGTTDVFGTTLPVAGLIVDQQAALFAESCLHAGSAKCTYGTGAFLLAQLGTEPVRSSSGLTTSVAWRLRGQTSYCIDGQVYTAASAIRWAVDLGLIPSADQIDSAAAESSDGVVCVPALAGLAAPWWDSAATASLSGMTLSTGRGQLVRAMVEGIAAQVAALTDLVSADLGRPLTRLRVDGGLTRSEALMQAQADLSQIPVDVYPSLHATALGAAACARLALEPGLSPADAAGTWSPRRTYEPHWSADRAADFLARWRRAAESTLAPPHQRKESMS; encoded by the coding sequence ATGCACCACATCCTGGCCATCGACCAGGGCACCTCGGGCACCAAGGCCGTCGTCGTCGACATCCGGGACGGCACGGCCGGACGTGTCCTGGCCACCGCCGAGGTTTCCCTGCGCCCCGACTACCTGCCCGGCGGCGGGGTCGAACAGGACCCCGAGGCCCTGTTCGCTTCCGTCGTCACCGCGGGACGGCAGGCCCTGCAGCAGGCCGGGGTGCCGGTCGCCGCGGTCGCACTGGCCAACCAGGGCGAGACGGTGCTCGCCTGGGATCGACACACGGGCACACCGCTCACCCCGGCGATCGTGTGGCAGGACCGGCGCGCCGAAACACTCTGTGCCGCACTGGCAGAACACGCCACCACGGTGGCCGGGCGCACCGGCCTGGTGCTCGACCCGTACTTCTCCGCCCCGAAGATGGCATGGATCCGGGCGAACCTGACCCGCGACGGCGTCGTCACCACCACCGACACGTGGTTGGTGCATCGCCTGTGCGGCGCGTTCGTCACCGACGCATCCACCGCCAGCCGCTCGCTGCTGACCTCGCTCGACGATTCCCGCGGGCAGCGCTGGGACCCGGACCTGCGGGCGCTGTTCGGACTCGACGCCGAGGAGATGCCCGAAATCGTCGCCAGCGACGAGATCGTCGGCACCACCGACGTTTTCGGCACCACGCTGCCGGTGGCAGGCCTGATCGTCGACCAGCAGGCGGCGCTGTTCGCCGAGAGTTGCCTCCACGCGGGGTCGGCGAAATGCACCTACGGCACCGGCGCCTTTCTGTTGGCACAGCTGGGAACCGAGCCGGTGCGGTCGAGTTCGGGGCTCACGACGTCGGTGGCGTGGCGGCTGCGCGGACAGACGTCGTACTGCATCGACGGCCAGGTCTACACGGCGGCGTCGGCGATCCGGTGGGCCGTCGATCTGGGCCTGATCCCGTCGGCCGATCAAATCGATTCCGCCGCAGCCGAATCCAGTGACGGGGTGGTCTGCGTTCCGGCTCTCGCCGGGCTGGCGGCGCCGTGGTGGGACTCGGCGGCCACCGCCTCGTTGTCGGGAATGACGCTGTCCACCGGTCGCGGCCAGCTGGTCCGGGCCATGGTGGAAGGCATCGCCGCGCAGGTTGCGGCGCTCACCGACCTGGTGTCGGCCGACCTCGGCCGCCCGCTGACCCGGCTGCGCGTCGACGGTGGGCTGACGCGCTCGGAGGCGCTGATGCAGGCACAGGCCGACCTGTCGCAGATCCCCGTCGACGTGTACCCGTCCCTGCACGCGACCGCGCTGGGCGCCGCGGCCTGCGCACGGCTGGCCCTCGAACCCGGTCTCTCCCCCGCCGACGCCGCCGGGACATGGTCGCCGCGGCGGACATACGAACCACACTGGTCGGCCGACCGCGCCGCGGACTTCCTGGCGCGCTGGCGCAGGGCCGCCGAAAGCACGCTCGCCCCACCACATCAGCGCAAGGAGTCGATGTCATGA
- a CDS encoding NAD(P)/FAD-dependent oxidoreductase: MAQGRRKHARPTTSAQGVDVMRPEDVSDVVVIGAGIVGCAIARALAGTHLSVTLVEARDDVGDGTSKANTALLHTGFDATPGTLESRLVARGYHLLGEYAEQTGIPVERTGAMLVAWTDEEADALPGLMVKAERNGYRDCDLVRSEEVYRRVPDLGLGALGGLGVPGESIICTWTTNLALATDAVARGARLLRGARVTGVQPGPEHTTLHTTAGDVRGRWIINAAGLGADHLDTEFGHRRFTVTPRRGELLVFDKLTRPMVPLIVLAVPSSRGKGVLVSPTIYGNVMVGPTSENLDDRTATGTSEHGFEFLVSKGRALMPALFEEEVTATYAGLRAAADHDDYLIDLDERLRYVLVGGIRSTGLTSGMAVAEYVSGLLARAGVAVDERDDLPPPPRMPNIGEAGLRPYQDADRVAADPEYGRIVCFCERVTAGEIRDAFGSLIPPADLDGLRRRTRVMNGRCQGFYCGAHTEALLEALLETGALR; this comes from the coding sequence CTGGCGCAGGGCCGCCGAAAGCACGCTCGCCCCACCACATCAGCGCAAGGAGTCGATGTCATGAGACCGGAGGACGTCTCGGACGTCGTCGTCATTGGCGCCGGAATCGTCGGCTGCGCCATCGCCCGGGCGCTGGCGGGCACACATCTGTCGGTGACGCTGGTCGAGGCGCGCGACGATGTCGGCGACGGCACGAGCAAGGCCAACACGGCCCTGCTGCACACCGGGTTCGACGCGACCCCGGGCACATTGGAGTCCCGGCTGGTCGCCCGCGGGTATCACCTGCTCGGTGAGTACGCCGAGCAGACCGGCATCCCGGTGGAGCGCACCGGGGCGATGCTCGTCGCGTGGACCGACGAGGAAGCCGACGCGCTCCCGGGTCTGATGGTCAAGGCCGAACGCAACGGCTACCGCGACTGCGATCTGGTGCGGTCCGAGGAGGTGTACCGGCGGGTCCCCGACCTCGGGCTGGGGGCGCTGGGCGGGCTCGGTGTGCCGGGCGAGTCGATCATCTGCACCTGGACGACCAACCTCGCGCTGGCCACCGATGCGGTGGCCCGCGGCGCGCGGCTGCTGCGCGGGGCCCGGGTGACGGGCGTTCAGCCGGGCCCAGAACACACCACGCTGCACACCACCGCGGGCGACGTGCGCGGCCGCTGGATCATCAACGCGGCCGGCCTGGGCGCCGACCACCTCGACACGGAGTTCGGCCACCGGCGATTCACCGTGACCCCGCGACGCGGCGAGCTACTCGTGTTCGACAAGCTCACCCGGCCGATGGTGCCGCTGATCGTGCTCGCCGTACCGTCCTCGCGGGGCAAGGGGGTGTTGGTCAGCCCGACCATCTACGGCAACGTGATGGTCGGCCCGACCTCGGAGAACCTCGACGACCGCACCGCGACCGGCACTTCCGAGCACGGCTTCGAGTTTCTGGTGTCGAAGGGACGTGCGCTGATGCCGGCACTGTTCGAGGAGGAGGTCACCGCGACCTACGCGGGGTTGCGTGCCGCCGCCGACCACGACGACTACCTCATCGATCTCGATGAACGCCTGCGCTACGTCCTCGTCGGTGGAATACGTTCCACCGGACTGACTTCGGGGATGGCCGTCGCCGAATACGTCTCCGGCCTGCTGGCCCGCGCGGGGGTCGCGGTCGACGAACGCGACGACCTGCCTCCACCGCCACGGATGCCCAACATCGGCGAGGCGGGACTGCGCCCGTATCAGGACGCGGACCGGGTGGCCGCGGACCCCGAGTACGGCCGCATCGTGTGTTTCTGCGAACGGGTCACCGCCGGGGAGATCCGCGACGCGTTCGGATCCCTGATCCCGCCCGCGGACCTCGACGGGCTACGCCGACGCACCCGGGTGATGAACGGCAGGTGCCAGGGGTTCTACTGCGGCGCACACACCGAGGCCCTTCTTGAGGCCCTCCTTGAGACCGGAGCGCTCCGATGA